The sequence below is a genomic window from Plasmodium gaboni strain SY75 chromosome 7, whole genome shotgun sequence.
cttttataaaatattattatatatatataaatttaatttaacAAAGGTTACTTATATACATGATATATTGTCTTTAAATATTCcaacatttttatatttaaaaatgtgtttttttttttttttttgtgtatacataattttatatttatataatatatatgatatatatatatatatatttatattcatattttataattcattaattaaattatttccaatttattttattatatataaaatttgGGGTATGATTATTAAAtttgtttaattttttttttttttttccatctgcgttaaaaatttattatatattttttatatatttattatatatttatattctttttaatgTATAATTAAGACatgatattttatttatattatttttttttttttctttggTTACTTTATTgatcataataaataagattcattcaaataatatactagtataattaaaaaaaagtaaaattatatatatatatattatatatatatatatatatatatatatatataataggATTAAATTTATTCCATGCTATTTTAcataacatatattatattgtatacttactaaaaataattaaattataaaaaatatattcatatatatttataattatgtattatataatatattgttctagttcctcttttttttttttttattccagagaaaataatatatataaatatatttttggagtaaataaatttttttttttttttttttttggtattccatatatataaataatgtaaaaaaaaaaaaaaaaaaataaagagagcatattatataattatatatttatatatatattttttattatcatactatattattttattaaaatttttctctttttttttttttttttttttttttttttggtatGAATATATAAGGTATTTCCCTGTTGAATATAAATCCTTTTAAAAACagaataaaaatgatgggattaaaaaaaaaatatatatgttgtttttattatgaaatatGAAGATTTTTAAGTATTTccatttatttattatatgttttttacattatgatttaatatcattttgaTATAACTTAATTGTCATAACCACaaatgtaatattatatgtatacaaGAAATtgatgtatatattatatatatatatatatatatatataatattattttatattatattactttatatatataaatgaagataaaGAATATAGGGGAGGAGTCGATTCACAATATATGCAGCAGTCAGGTTATATTTACTCTGAGCAGTGTAGTTAAAGAATTGGTTGAGAATTCGATAGATGCTAATGCTAgtgaaataaaaataaagttAGTTGAGAGTGGAATAAAGTTAATAGAGGTTAATGATAATGGTGTTGGTATAAAAAAGATTAATTTTGAAAACATATGTGCTCGTCATGCTAcatcaaaaataaaagatttTAATGATATACATAGTTCATTAAATACCTTAGGGTTTCGAGGGGAAGCATTAAATTCTTTATGTATGTTAAGTAATGTTAATATAACAACAAAgaatgaagaaaatgacCATGcttatttattaaaatttgATAAACTTGGTAGACTTTATCATGAAGAACCAATAGCTAGATTAAGAGGGACTACTGTGAGTTGTGagaatatttttcataacATCCCAATAAGAAAGAAAGAttttataaagaatataaaaacacAATTATCagatttattattattaatgcAACAATATgctataatatatcataatataaaatttgttatatataatattgttaCATTTAAAGGATGCACCAAAAATATGAACTTGTTAATTACTAATGGTAGTGAtagtattaaaaaaaatttctaTTCTATATATGGTAAAAGAAATATTGGTAATTTAATTGAATTCAATGTTGATGGTAATGAATGGAATATTAGAGGTTATATAAGTGATAGTAATAGTGGTAGAAGAGATAAAGATTTGcaattttattatattaatagtaGACCTATAcacatattaaaaaatgtaaataaattaattaatacaatatataGAGAATTTAATAGTAGATTATATCCTATCattatttgtaatattttatcagatacaaaaaatatagatgTGAATGTTACTCCTGACAAAAGAGAAGTCTTCTTTACATTTGAGCAAGAAATGTGTGAACATATGAAAACAGTTCTTGTCAAATTATTTACACCTAAAACCAGTAATTTGATTGATACACAAATTGAcgattattttttaaaagctaataatattttgcccaatcatataaaaggtaatataaaaatggaGACACATCAGGAGGAGCATCATCATAAATCCATATCACCCGCACAAGAAGAAAAAACcaaagaaataaaaaatgataatattattaaaactGAACCTAATTATAATAACGATAGGACCCATAATTTGTATGTTAAAAAAGAATGCATACATAAGGATGAgcaaatatatataaaacaagaaaaaattaatgaGCAAAATAATTCTTATCTTGACGGTTCTCAACATTGTAATACACATGAAGATGAGGAagagaaagaaaaaataataaaaaaggaaaatatatatagtgATCATGATGATAGACAgttatttaaaataaaggaagaaaaaatatataagcatccaaataaatatattcaaaatgATGAATTATATAGGGATAATACAAGTAGCCTTAATTATTCATCATTAGAAAAGGATTACATATcaatagaaaataaaataaataatattcaagttaaaaatgatgaattTAATTCATCATCAGTATTTCAGAATGACGATTATAATTTTCGTAAGATATATAGAGCAAATAATTCCTTTGCATCAACACAAGAAAGTATGCATTGCGATTTATTTGTTTCAATCAATAAGAAGCAATATgaaaatgaacaaaatgaaGAGAATGAACAAAGTGAACAgaatgaagaaaatgaagaaaataaaaaaaagacaGAATATACCttttatagaaataatGAACAAGAGAAAagtgtatatattaaaaaggaGCAAGAACAATTTAATTCAAATAATGATGAGGAAATATATTCATTGGGTCCTTTATCAGTTGATAATGTAATAATGGAAAATAACAAAGATGATTTTAGtgatatgaataataatgtatatCAATATAAATTGGAGAGTGatgtttataataatagtaataataagaGTAATATTTATGAGTATAAAATAGATAGcgatgataataatgataatatttatgaatacaaattaaatagtgatgataataatgataataataataataataataatgtgtATGAATACAAATTACAtagtgatgataataatgataataataataataatgtgtATGAATACAAATTACAtagtgatgataataatgataatgtGTATGAATACAAATTAAATAGcgatgataataataataataataataataataataatgtgtATGAATACAAATTACAtagtgatgataataatgataataataataataatgtgtATGAATACAAATTACATAGTGATGATActattgataataataataataatgtgtATGAATACAAATTACATagtgatgataaaaataataataataataataatgtgtATGAATACAAATTACAtagtgatgataataatgataatatttatgaataCAAATTAAATAGTGATGATAGTAGTAATACCACTTATTTAAATGGACaggaaaaaaatgaagGAAGAGAAGAAGgtaataatttaaaagattATACAAATTATTCATTCGAGGATTTGAAAgagaatataaaaagtaattgtataaagaaaattccaattgatataaatatgtatattaatAGAGAAGAGCTGAAGAGTGGATTTGATTATGATCAAATACATGTAATAAATTTGACAAACAgtgaaaaaataaagaatataatatttcagAAAATGAAAGAAGAAACACcaataaataattatttatgtttaaCAGATGATCAAGAAgataaagaatataaaaacttATTTGAAGGAAATTTAAGTTTAAAAgaaagtaataataatacaaataatgttaataataatgaagatataaattttaGTAATATAGATGAAACACAGACAGATTTATATTTCCAATCCAGcttatttaataaattaaagATATGTGGACAATTTAATAAAGGATTTGTTATATCCAAAATAGATTTActttattttgaaaatagaaaaaaaaaaaaaactgAAGGAGATATATCAACATACAAAACACATGAGAACAATATtactaataatataaataatgagGATTACcataattttaataatgataataacCTAATAAgttataataaacataaaagTAATTACgctttatttattattgaTCAACATGCAGCTGATGAAAAATCaaattttgaaaaatacaataaaatatttaccATGAAGTCACAAAAATTAATTAGTAAAATACATGTACAAGTAAGCCCAGCCCAAGTTcatataatacaaaaatatatgtcTATTTTCTTACAAAATGGATTCGAAGTACAAATTTTAGAAGAACCCATACATAAAAGAAGgaaaacaaataataatataaatgaacaAATCGATGAGGAAGAAGAAATGCTTATGGAGCttaatgtatatttattatcattacCAGTATTTAATGGAAAAATATTAGAAGTAGTTGATTTTATGTCTCTCTTGCATCATCTAACAGAGCATCCAGTAGCTTCATACAATGAATCCGCATTATCTGCAAAAAGTACATTAGatttgaataataaaacagATACGTGgtttaattataatttccCACGACCTCAAAAGGTGTGGCGTATTCTAGCATCCAAGTgagaatatatatatatatatatatatagatatatagATTTTGTGTATGTGTATATGCATGTGCTCATTTcgatatatatatccatgTGTATCCT
It includes:
- a CDS encoding putative DNA mismatch repair protein PMS1; the protein is MKIKNIGEESIHNICSSQVIFTLSSVVKELVENSIDANASEIKIKLVESGIKLIEVNDNGVGIKKINFENICARHATSKIKDFNDIHSSLNTLGFRGEALNSLCMLSNVNITTKNEENDHAYLLKFDKLGRLYHEEPIARLRGTTVSCENIFHNIPIRKKDFIKNIKTQLSDLLLLMQQYAIIYHNIKFVIYNIVTFKGCTKNMNLLITNGSDSIKKNFYSIYGKRNIGNLIEFNVDGNEWNIRGYISDSNSGRRDKDLQFYYINSRPIHILKNVNKLINTIYREFNSRLYPIIICNILSDTKNIDVNVTPDKREVFFTFEQEMCEHMKTVLVKLFTPKTSNLIDTQIDDYFLKANNILPNHIKGNIKMETHQEEHHHKSISPAQEEKTKEIKNDNIIKTEPNYNNDRTHNLYVKKECIHKDEQIYIKQEKINEQNNSYLDGSQHCNTHEDEEEKEKIIKKENIYSDHDDRQLFKIKEEKIYKHPNKYIQNDELYRDNTSSLNYSSLEKDYISIENKINNIQVKNDEFNSSSVFQNDDYNFRKIYRANNSFASTQESMHCDLFVSINKKQYENEQNEENEQSEQNEENEENKKKTEYTFYRNNEQEKSVYIKKEQEQFNSNNDEEIYSLGPLSVDNVIMENNKDDFSDMNNNVYQYKLESDVYNNSNNKSNIYEYKIDSDDNNDNIYEYKLNSDDNNDNNNNNNNVYEYKLHSDDNNDNNNNNVYEYKLHSDDNNDNVYEYKLNSDDNNNNNNNNNNVYEYKLHSDDNNDNNNNNVYEYKLHSDDTIDNNNNNVYEYKLHSDDKNNNNNNNVYEYKLHSDDNNDNIYEYKLNSDDSSNTTYLNGQEKNEGREEGNNLKDYTNYSFEDLKENIKSNCIKKIPIDINMYINREELKSGFDYDQIHVINLTNSEKIKNIIFQKMKEETPINNYLCLTDDQEDKEYKNLFEGNLSLKESNNNTNNVNNNEDINFSNIDETQTDLYFQSSLFNKLKICGQFNKGFVISKIDLLYFENRKKKKTEGDISTYKTHENNITNNINNEDYHNFNNDNNLISYNKHKSNYALFIIDQHAADEKSNFEKYNKIFTMKSQKLISKIHVQVSPAQVHIIQKYMSIFLQNGFEVQILEEPIHKRRKTNNNINEQIDEEEEMLMELNVYLLSLPVFNGKILEVVDFMSLLHHLTEHPVASYNESALSAKSTLDLNNKTDTWFNYNFPRPQKVWRILASKACRNAIMVGKSLNIYEMIKIKKKLSFLKNPWNCPHGRPTIKYLINNVDIKNCFKNYYLKLYDEITNLILTQNYDAYKYLFHNHVFFLIISTKPFLGPILKFQ